A single window of Fusobacterium perfoetens DNA harbors:
- a CDS encoding YgeY family selenium metabolism-linked hydrolase: MLTKERQEQLVEVLQGLIQRRSYSGEEKEVVEFIKKTALELGYDSVHVDKYGNVICSIKGKYEGPKVMMDGHIDTVPVDEEKWTKKPFAGEVIDGKLYGRGTSDMKGADCAMLLAGAYLAQDLDREFAGEIFFSGVVHEECFEGVAAREISNYVKPDYVIIGEASQLNLKIGQRGRGEIVVETFGKPAHSANPEKGINAVYKMMNIIGEIQKLPMTHHETLGYGILELTDIKSSPYPGASVVPDYCRATYDRRLLVGETLESVIAPIQNLLNEMMAKDETLKAKVSYAVGKEKCWTGNDIIGERFFPGWVYEEKEEYVQKAAEALRAIGQNPEITHYNFCTNGSHYAGEAGIKTIGYGPSRENLAHTIDEYIELDQLFKVTEGYYAILKAYLAK; encoded by the coding sequence ATGTTAACTAAAGAAAGACAAGAACAATTAGTTGAAGTTTTACAAGGTTTAATTCAAAGAAGAAGTTATTCAGGAGAAGAAAAAGAAGTTGTTGAATTTATAAAGAAAACAGCTTTAGAATTAGGATATGATTCAGTTCATGTTGATAAATATGGAAATGTTATCTGCTCTATAAAAGGAAAATATGAAGGTCCAAAAGTTATGATGGACGGACATATAGATACAGTTCCTGTTGATGAAGAAAAATGGACTAAAAAACCTTTTGCTGGAGAAGTTATTGATGGAAAATTATATGGAAGAGGAACATCTGATATGAAAGGTGCAGACTGTGCTATGCTTCTTGCTGGAGCATACTTAGCTCAAGATCTTGACAGAGAATTTGCAGGAGAAATATTCTTCTCTGGTGTTGTTCATGAAGAATGTTTTGAAGGAGTTGCTGCAAGAGAAATCAGTAACTATGTAAAACCTGATTATGTAATAATCGGAGAAGCTTCTCAACTAAATCTTAAAATAGGACAAAGAGGAAGAGGAGAAATAGTTGTTGAAACTTTCGGAAAACCTGCTCACTCTGCTAACCCTGAAAAAGGAATAAATGCTGTTTATAAAATGATGAATATTATAGGTGAAATTCAAAAACTTCCTATGACTCATCACGAAACTCTTGGATATGGAATCCTTGAACTTACTGACATTAAATCTTCTCCATACCCTGGAGCATCTGTTGTGCCTGATTACTGCAGAGCTACTTATGACAGAAGACTTCTTGTAGGAGAAACTTTAGAAAGTGTTATTGCTCCTATCCAAAATTTATTAAATGAAATGATGGCAAAAGATGAAACTCTTAAAGCTAAAGTTTCTTATGCTGTTGGAAAAGAAAAATGCTGGACAGGAAATGACATTATAGGAGAAAGATTCTTTCCAGGTTGGGTTTATGAAGAAAAAGAAGAATATGTTCAAAAAGCTGCTGAAGCATTAAGAGCTATCGGACAAAATCCTGAAATTACTCACTACAACTTCTGTACAAATGGATCTCATTATGCAGGAGAAGCTGGAATAAAAACAATAGGATATGGACCTTCAAGAGAAAATCTTGCTCATACAATAGATGAATATATTGAATTAGATCAACTTTTCAAAGTTACTGAAGGATATTATGCTATCTTAAAAGCATACTTAGCAAAATAA